A window of Enterobacter ludwigii genomic DNA:
TCCTCAATCCAACTGCCTTCTGATGCCACAATGCAGCGTACCCTCGACGTGGTTAAAAAATTTGAAGAGGAAATTGCGGCCCGACCGGATATTGAAAGCAACATTATGATCCTGGGGTTTGGATTTTCAGGTTCAGGACCAAATTCGGCTATGGCCTTCACCACGCTGAAGGACTGGAAAGATCGGCAGGGCTCGACGGCCCAGGGGGAAGCCGACTGGATACAGGCCAGTATGGCAAACGTCCCTGATGCCGTCACGATGAGCCTGCTCCCGCCGGCCATTTCGGATATGGGCACCTCCTCGGGCTTCACCTGGTACGTGCAGGACAGAGCGGGACTAGGCTACGAGGCGTTAAAGCGCGCTGCCGACGCACTGGTCCTGCAAGCCAACCAACGCCCTGAACTCAGTGATGTCTATATAGACGGACTTCCGGAAGGAACAAGCCTTGCGCTCCAGGTTGATAGAGAAAAGGCGGAAGCGATGGGCGTCTCATTCGATGAAATCAACCAAACGCTCTCCGTCACCCTGGGCTCAAATTACGTCAATGACTATACGAATAACGGCCGCGTTCAGCAGGTGATTATTCAGGCCGATGCGCCCCACCGAATGCAGCCAGAGCAGATACTGACATTATCAGTGAAAAACCGGATGGGACAGATGGTGCCGGTATCGACGTTTGCCACGCTTTCCTGGAACGTTGCGCCGCAGCAGTTGACGCGTTATCAGGGATATTCGGCTATTCGCATTACCGGAAATGCGGCGCCGGGAGAGTCCAGCGGCACCGCAATGAAGGTTATGGAGAACGTGTCCAGGAGTCTGCCTCAGGGCATGGCTGGCGAGTGGGCCGGGAGTTCATTGCAGGAGAGAAAATCGGAATCTCAGCTTCCGGGCCTTATCGTCCTGTCGATACTGGTCGTGTTTATGGTGCTGGCCGCCCTGTATGAGAGCTGGTCTATTCCTTTTGCGGTCATGCCGGTTGTTCCGCTGGGTCTTATCGGCGCGGTGATAGCGGTGTCCGTTACCGGCATGACGAATGACGTTTTCTTCAAGGTCGGCCTGATTACGCTTATCGGCCTGTCGGCCAAGAACGCCATTCTGATTGTTGAATTTGCCAGGCAGCTCCATCGACAGGGGCAGCCCCTGCTGGCTGCAACCATTCATGCTGCCAGCCAGCGTCTGCGCCCCATTCTGATGACGTCGTTAGCCTTCACCTTAGGGGTTGTTCCGTTGATGCTGGCCAATGGTGCGAGCGACAGTACGCAGCATGCCATCGGTACCGGCGTATTTGGCGGAATGATTAGCGGTACGCTTCTCGCGATCTTCTTCGTACCGGTTTTCTTTATCGTCATCGCGCGCTTCATCGATAACCTCAGCAAAGCGTGAATACCCTTGCGGGATCGCGCTTTCTCGCTGGTTGGATGAGGTGAACGTGTTGCCGGGTGATATACTGGACTAATGCTGAAATTTTGAGTCCCCGCGAGTCCGCGACGCATTCTTCGGGGCATGCGTCTTCGGAGAAGTGCGAGAAATATCGTGACACAAGGGGCTGTGAGTGGGCTATAATTTCGAGCTAATTTCGAATGATTTTGAAATACTGCCTGTAACACTATGAATTACAAGGCAAAATAAGCAATGAATATAAGGATTAAAGCTATGGGTTTTCTTTCCGGTAAGCGCATTCTGGTGACTGGCGTTGCCAGCAAACTGTCCATCGCATACGGCATCGCTCAGGCAATGCATCGCGAAGGCGCTGAGCTGGCGTTCACCTACCAGAACGACAAGCTGAAAGGCCGTGTTGAAGAGTTTGCCGCGCAGCTGGGTTCCAGCATTGTTCTGGAATGTGACGTTGCACAAGACGAAAGCATCGACGGCATGTTTGCTGAACTGGCAAAAGCATGGCCGAAATTCGACGGTTTCGTTCACTCCATTGGCTTCGCTCCTGGCGACCAGCTGGACGGCGACTACGTGAACGCGGTTACCCGTGATGGCTTCAAAATCGCTCACGACATCAGCTCCTACAGCTTCGTTGCGATGGCGAAATCCTGCCGCGCGATGCTGAACCCGGGCGCAGCTCTGCTGACCCTGTCCTACCTGGGCGCTGAACGTGCTATCCCTAACTACAACGTCATGGGTCTGGCGAAAGCCTCTCTGGAAGCCAACGTACGCTATATGGCGAACGCAATGGGTCCTGAAGGCGTGCGCGTTAACGCCATCTCTGCAGGTCCTATCCGCACCCTGGCAGCTTCCGGTATTAAAGATTTCCGTAAAATGCTGGCACACTGCGAAGCGGTTACCCCGATTCGTCGTACCGTTACCATTGAAGATGTGGGTAACTCTGCAGCATTCCTGTGCTCTGACCTTTCCGCTGGTATCTCCGGCGAAGTGGTTCACGTTGACGGTGGCTTCAACATCGCTGCAATGAACGAGCTGGAAATTAAATAAGCTGTGACTCTCTTCCCGCACGGGAAGAGAGTTTTTCCCTCCGCACCACCCCTTCGTTATTCCGTTCTGCTATTTGTTATCACCTAACAATATTTTTCCCTTTATCAGCCTTACGCCAGGATATTGATCGCCATTTTGAGATCAAGGAACGCACATGGAACAACGCCGTTTTTCCGGCAAAGGCCACTGGTACCACGAAACCCAGTCCAACCACGCGCAAACGGATGTTCTGCCCCTGGTGCCCGAAGCCGCTAACGTCGACGATCGTTTTTTGCTCGATTTAGCCCTGCCTGATGAGATTGTCGCCGCCTGTACAGGCTGGCTTACTCCTGCCAGAGCCTTATGCCAACTGCTGTTTCCGCTCTCAGTTCCCGTGAATCGCCTGCAAACGCTCAGCGCTTACGATCGGCTCAGTACCGCGTTAACCGTTGCGCAGGCCTGCGGCGTTCAGCGGCTGTGTAACCACTACGCCGCCCTCCTCGCCCCGCTTCCCGGCCCGGACTCCTCGCGTGAAAGCAACCGACGTCTGGCGCAAATCACCCAGTATGCCCGCCAGCTCGCCAGCTCTCCTGATGTCATTGATGATAAAGCCCGGAACCAGCTTGATGAGGTGGGCCTGTCAACCTACGACATTGTGGTGATTAACCAGATTATCGGCTTTATTGGTTTTCAGGCTCGCGTAGTCGCGGTGTTTCAGGCTCTGCTGGGACATCCTGTTCGCTGGTTGCCGGGCCATCATATTCAGCCGCACACCCTGCCCACGCCCCATGACGCGTGGGTACCGCTTTTACCCGTCGTCGAACTGCGCTATGCAAGTGCACATCAGCTTGAATCTCTCTCCCGCTGGCAGTCGGAACCCGCGCTTGAAGCGCTGACGCCGGTTCTTTGCCATGAACCGACGCTACTCGACCTGACGGGAGAAATCCTGATTAATATTCGCGAAGAGATTTCTCTTACCTC
This region includes:
- the fabI gene encoding enoyl-ACP reductase FabI; amino-acid sequence: MGFLSGKRILVTGVASKLSIAYGIAQAMHREGAELAFTYQNDKLKGRVEEFAAQLGSSIVLECDVAQDESIDGMFAELAKAWPKFDGFVHSIGFAPGDQLDGDYVNAVTRDGFKIAHDISSYSFVAMAKSCRAMLNPGAALLTLSYLGAERAIPNYNVMGLAKASLEANVRYMANAMGPEGVRVNAISAGPIRTLAASGIKDFRKMLAHCEAVTPIRRTVTIEDVGNSAAFLCSDLSAGISGEVVHVDGGFNIAAMNELEIK
- a CDS encoding CMD domain-containing protein, giving the protein MEQRRFSGKGHWYHETQSNHAQTDVLPLVPEAANVDDRFLLDLALPDEIVAACTGWLTPARALCQLLFPLSVPVNRLQTLSAYDRLSTALTVAQACGVQRLCNHYAALLAPLPGPDSSRESNRRLAQITQYARQLASSPDVIDDKARNQLDEVGLSTYDIVVINQIIGFIGFQARVVAVFQALLGHPVRWLPGHHIQPHTLPTPHDAWVPLLPVVELRYASAHQLESLSRWQSEPALEALTPVLCHEPTLLDLTGEILINIREEISLTSPALSAATELLTRSPDRFSAAQFTPLMDAGLPAVHAIELLSQSAFDGWLNRLNVAFGKEE